From one Microlunatus sp. Gsoil 973 genomic stretch:
- a CDS encoding GNAT family N-acetyltransferase, giving the protein MVADLRAGSTDMPVSIERANFADPALAFFLQAHLDDLEPISPPESRHALDLAALQAPGVRLWVARAGGTGALVGTCGLAALTDDHEELKSMRTDPAFRGQGIARRLLEMIIDDSRRRGVRRISLETGSADFFAVARNLYTRAGFVECGPFGRYVADPHSTFMTLELAGDGILERARLIKDG; this is encoded by the coding sequence ATGGTCGCGGATCTTCGTGCGGGCTCGACCGACATGCCGGTCAGCATCGAGCGCGCGAACTTCGCCGACCCGGCTCTCGCCTTCTTCCTCCAGGCGCATCTGGATGATCTTGAACCGATCAGTCCGCCGGAGAGCCGGCATGCGCTCGACCTGGCTGCCTTGCAGGCGCCCGGCGTACGGCTGTGGGTGGCCAGGGCGGGTGGAACAGGCGCGCTGGTGGGCACTTGTGGGCTGGCCGCGCTGACCGACGATCACGAAGAGCTGAAGAGCATGCGCACCGATCCGGCGTTCCGCGGGCAAGGCATCGCCAGAAGGCTGCTCGAGATGATCATCGATGATTCGCGTCGTCGCGGAGTCCGGCGGATCTCACTGGAAACCGGGAGTGCCGACTTCTTCGCGGTCGCCCGCAATCTCTACACCCGGGCAGGATTCGTCGAATGCGGCCCGTTCGGACGCTACGTCGCCGACCCGCACAGCACATTCATGACCTTGGAGCTCGCCGGAGACGGAATTCTCGAACGAGCGCGGCTGATCAAGGACGGCTGA
- a CDS encoding FAD-binding oxidoreductase: MSGLNVEPLREKVRGRLITAGDNDYDEARAVHNGMFDKRPLAVLMAQQVADVIAAVHFARDNGMDLSVRDGGHSAPGFGTNDGGLVIDVSPMRTVRVDPRNKTARVDAGATWGDFNHAAHGFGLATTGGIISTTGVTGLTLGGGIGYLSRGFGLSIDNLLSADVVTADGNFLTASAQENEELFWGLRGGGGNFGVVTSMEFQLHDVDQVFAGPIFYNLEDAGALLEMFDQFITDAPEQFGGFPAFQIAPPLPFIPEDRHGDTLAAAVVHWSGPLDQAEKALQPFWDVAPVVANGTAPLPYPALNAAFDVLFPKGIRSYWKGSFIKELPAEAIPAVVEHGATVPEVSATMHLYPINGACHRVGASDTAFAYRDAKYAQVILASWTDPTKDAERIQWVRDYYQAMTPWAEPGGYINFMQDDDFGKIEDNYRQNYERLVQVKRTYDPGNLFHLNQNIKP; the protein is encoded by the coding sequence GTGAGCGGGCTCAACGTGGAACCGCTTCGCGAAAAGGTGCGGGGGCGGCTGATCACCGCCGGCGACAATGACTATGACGAAGCTCGCGCCGTGCACAACGGTATGTTCGACAAGCGGCCGTTGGCAGTCCTCATGGCACAACAAGTCGCCGACGTCATTGCCGCGGTGCATTTCGCTCGCGACAACGGGATGGACCTGTCGGTCCGGGACGGCGGACACAGCGCACCGGGGTTCGGCACGAACGACGGCGGCCTGGTGATCGACGTGTCGCCGATGCGTACCGTGCGTGTCGATCCGCGGAACAAGACGGCTCGCGTGGATGCCGGGGCGACCTGGGGTGACTTCAACCATGCGGCGCATGGATTCGGCCTGGCAACCACCGGCGGCATCATCTCGACGACGGGCGTGACCGGATTGACCCTCGGCGGCGGGATCGGCTACCTCAGTCGTGGCTTCGGACTGTCCATCGACAACCTGTTGTCGGCCGATGTGGTCACCGCGGACGGAAACTTCCTCACCGCAAGCGCTCAGGAGAACGAGGAATTGTTCTGGGGGCTGCGCGGCGGCGGCGGGAATTTCGGTGTCGTGACGTCAATGGAATTCCAATTGCACGATGTGGACCAGGTTTTCGCCGGCCCGATCTTCTACAACCTGGAGGATGCCGGAGCCTTGTTGGAGATGTTCGACCAGTTCATCACCGATGCGCCGGAACAGTTCGGCGGTTTCCCGGCATTCCAGATCGCGCCACCGCTCCCGTTCATTCCCGAGGACCGGCACGGCGACACGCTGGCAGCGGCTGTGGTCCATTGGTCCGGACCGCTCGACCAGGCCGAGAAGGCTCTGCAGCCGTTCTGGGACGTCGCCCCGGTGGTGGCCAACGGGACCGCGCCGTTGCCCTACCCAGCGCTGAACGCCGCGTTCGACGTCTTGTTCCCGAAGGGCATCCGGTCCTACTGGAAGGGTTCGTTCATCAAGGAGTTGCCGGCCGAGGCGATTCCGGCAGTTGTCGAACACGGCGCCACCGTTCCCGAGGTGAGCGCAACGATGCACCTGTATCCGATCAACGGCGCCTGCCACCGGGTCGGCGCGTCGGACACCGCGTTCGCCTATCGGGATGCGAAGTACGCCCAGGTGATCCTCGCTTCGTGGACCGACCCCACCAAGGATGCCGAACGCATCCAGTGGGTGCGTGACTACTATCAGGCGATGACGCCGTGGGCAGAGCCCGGCGGCTATATCAACTTCATGCAGGACGACGACTTCGGCAAGATCGAGGACAACTACCGGCAGAACTACGAACGGCTGGTCCAGGTCAAGCGGACGTACGATCCCGGCAACCTGTTCCACCTGAACCAGAACATCAAGCCCTAG
- a CDS encoding FAD/NAD(P)-binding protein, which translates to MTGTIESDYLVVGAGATGMAFTDTLIRHADVHVTLVDRRHGVGGHWLEAYPFVRLHQASAFYGVASTVLGGAIQQDGPEKGLHERASQPEICSYYLRVLDAMITSGRVEFLGNSEYRDGTVFSRLSGERFNVAPSCRIVDARYLSPSIPAETAPPFGVNPGARVVPVNDLVHLEDPPGQYVIAGSGKTATDAIIWLLSRGVGPDDITWVRPRDPWMLNRAVVQPNPAIFQCMAADVLEAGAAAASLDDFFLRLEDAGVMLRIDRTVLPTMAKAPTLATWELERLRSIENVVRRGHIESVSPGTLIFADGPVSIPRDAVVVHCAADGLKQPPLVPVWQPDLITLQPIRAGFPCFGAALIGYVEATRDDGETKNRLCPPTPYGNTLADWARMTVLGSRASRSFTAEPDIKAWSDQVMINPSGIPPDQPRTAALDRAVQRLGAAGGPGLARLAELAGLAS; encoded by the coding sequence GTGACGGGCACGATCGAGTCCGACTATCTCGTGGTAGGCGCCGGTGCCACAGGAATGGCCTTCACCGACACCCTGATCCGGCACGCCGACGTCCACGTGACGCTGGTCGATCGACGGCACGGCGTCGGTGGTCATTGGCTGGAGGCGTACCCCTTCGTCCGGCTGCACCAGGCCTCGGCCTTCTACGGAGTCGCGTCCACCGTTCTCGGTGGTGCGATCCAACAGGACGGCCCGGAGAAGGGCCTGCACGAACGGGCGTCGCAACCGGAGATCTGCAGCTACTACCTGCGGGTGCTCGACGCGATGATCACCTCCGGCCGGGTCGAGTTCCTGGGCAACAGCGAGTACCGGGACGGCACAGTCTTCTCGCGACTGTCCGGCGAACGGTTCAACGTCGCTCCGTCCTGCAGAATTGTCGACGCACGCTACCTGTCCCCGTCGATTCCTGCGGAGACGGCGCCACCCTTCGGCGTCAACCCGGGCGCCCGGGTGGTTCCGGTCAACGACCTCGTCCATCTGGAGGATCCGCCCGGTCAGTACGTCATCGCCGGTTCAGGAAAGACCGCAACCGACGCGATCATCTGGCTGTTGTCGCGGGGTGTCGGTCCCGACGACATCACTTGGGTTCGCCCCCGCGATCCGTGGATGCTGAACCGGGCGGTCGTGCAACCCAATCCGGCGATCTTCCAGTGCATGGCTGCAGACGTCTTGGAGGCGGGCGCTGCGGCAGCGTCCCTCGACGACTTCTTCCTTCGCCTCGAGGACGCCGGCGTGATGCTCCGCATCGATCGCACCGTGTTGCCGACCATGGCCAAAGCACCGACCCTGGCGACCTGGGAGTTGGAGCGGCTGCGGTCGATCGAGAACGTCGTCCGACGGGGTCACATCGAATCGGTCTCGCCCGGCACGTTGATCTTCGCCGACGGTCCGGTGTCCATCCCTCGCGATGCCGTGGTTGTGCACTGTGCCGCCGACGGCCTCAAACAGCCGCCACTGGTGCCGGTCTGGCAGCCGGACCTGATCACCCTCCAGCCGATCCGGGCCGGTTTCCCCTGCTTCGGTGCGGCGTTGATCGGCTACGTCGAGGCGACCCGGGACGATGGCGAGACCAAGAACAGGCTCTGTCCGCCGACCCCGTACGGCAACACGCTCGCCGACTGGGCACGGATGACCGTGCTCGGGTCCCGGGCATCACGGTCCTTCACCGCCGAGCCCGACATCAAGGCATGGTCGGACCAGGTGATGATCAATCCGAGCGGGATTCCGCCGGACCAGCCGAGAACGGCCGCGCTGGATCGAGCGGTGCAGCGGCTGGGGGCCGCCGGCGGGCCCGGGCTCGCCAGGCTGGCCGAGCTGGCCGGTCTGGCGAGTTGA
- a CDS encoding AAA family ATPase: MTNRPTPGAVGSATTRLITLRGNSGSGKSTVAAAVRAARPAGSVAIIGQDVIRRQILATGDDQGGLPIALIEMITRHLLDRGMDVIIEGILNAGRYADMLVQLVADHRGISRSYIWDLSFPETLRRHATKPVATEFGETQMRQWWRGFQPIAGLDEQVVGPAETLDEVVRRVLTECWPASAPS, encoded by the coding sequence GTGACGAATCGCCCTACACCAGGAGCCGTCGGCTCGGCAACGACGCGTCTGATCACCCTGCGTGGCAACAGCGGGTCGGGCAAGTCGACCGTGGCGGCAGCGGTCCGCGCGGCGAGACCGGCCGGTTCGGTGGCGATCATCGGCCAGGACGTGATCAGGCGGCAGATCCTGGCCACCGGTGATGACCAGGGCGGCCTGCCGATCGCGCTGATCGAAATGATCACGCGGCACCTTCTCGATCGCGGCATGGACGTGATCATCGAGGGCATCCTGAACGCCGGAAGGTACGCCGACATGCTGGTCCAGCTGGTGGCGGACCACCGTGGCATTTCCCGTTCCTACATTTGGGACCTGTCGTTCCCAGAAACTCTTCGCCGACACGCGACCAAACCGGTGGCAACCGAGTTCGGGGAGACACAGATGCGCCAATGGTGGCGCGGATTCCAACCCATCGCCGGTTTGGACGAGCAGGTCGTCGGACCGGCCGAGACCCTCGACGAGGTGGTGCGGCGGGTCCTGACCGAATGTTGGCCGGCGTCCGCTCCCTCCTGA
- a CDS encoding glycosyltransferase: MPFAKACAAAGHAVRITAPESYAASVARTGLPLEPFADPEPEVIGPVMARLMSLSVQEADALVIREVFGRIDAQAALPSILEIVQRWRPQVIVREPAEVASLAAAERAEVPHAQVCIGMHETGCRLADSMAEPLEELGRLTGLADGRMAAAPTTETVLSVVPELLDYASGGSSPKTGTIRRFHKPTRPTIEPRRPEWGDPELPLVYLTFGSVTGSIPPFMGVFRRALDAVADLEASIVMTTGRAFDPETLGPLPDNARVLQWVPQEQVLAHAVAVLGHGGFGTTIGALAAGVPQVVVPLFTFDQVINGDRVAAVGAGVTTGQGPGNVERGAAELPRLLHSPGYGEAARRVATALAELPPPSEAVPVLVDLANR, encoded by the coding sequence GTGCCGTTCGCCAAGGCCTGCGCAGCGGCCGGCCACGCGGTGCGGATCACCGCGCCAGAGTCGTACGCGGCCTCGGTGGCCCGGACCGGCCTCCCCCTCGAGCCGTTCGCCGACCCGGAACCGGAGGTGATCGGTCCGGTGATGGCGAGGCTGATGAGCCTGTCGGTCCAGGAGGCCGACGCGCTGGTCATCCGCGAGGTGTTCGGCCGGATCGATGCGCAGGCGGCGCTGCCGTCGATCCTGGAGATTGTCCAGCGGTGGCGCCCGCAGGTGATCGTCCGCGAGCCCGCGGAGGTGGCCTCGCTGGCGGCGGCGGAGCGGGCCGAGGTACCCCATGCGCAGGTCTGCATCGGGATGCACGAGACCGGGTGTCGGCTCGCCGATTCGATGGCCGAACCGCTGGAAGAGTTGGGACGGCTGACCGGCCTGGCCGACGGTCGGATGGCGGCGGCGCCAACCACGGAGACCGTTCTGAGCGTGGTTCCCGAACTCCTTGACTACGCCTCCGGCGGCTCGTCGCCGAAGACCGGGACCATCAGACGATTCCACAAGCCGACCAGGCCGACGATCGAGCCGCGCCGTCCGGAATGGGGCGACCCGGAGCTTCCGCTGGTGTACCTCACCTTCGGCTCGGTGACCGGCTCGATCCCTCCGTTCATGGGAGTGTTCCGGCGGGCGCTGGACGCGGTCGCCGATCTCGAGGCATCCATCGTGATGACGACCGGCCGGGCGTTCGATCCGGAAACGCTCGGTCCGCTGCCGGACAATGCCCGCGTCCTGCAGTGGGTCCCCCAGGAGCAGGTGCTGGCCCATGCCGTGGCCGTGCTCGGACACGGCGGATTCGGGACGACGATCGGTGCCTTGGCTGCGGGCGTGCCACAGGTGGTGGTGCCGCTCTTCACCTTCGATCAGGTCATCAACGGTGATCGGGTCGCTGCCGTGGGTGCCGGTGTCACCACCGGGCAGGGGCCCGGCAACGTGGAACGTGGTGCAGCCGAGCTTCCCCGACTGCTGCACAGCCCCGGCTATGGGGAGGCGGCTCGACGTGTCGCAACGGCCCTGGCCGAACTGCCACCACCCAGCGAGGCTGTGCCGGTGCTGGTTGATCTTGCGAACCGATGA
- a CDS encoding sensor histidine kinase has translation MAGDRERRIPIIGAQPVLLTLLDCVIALAAGAFDLTTYVNADTSGFRHGGGFPVPVGIVLIVIGAGALVFRRRWPTAVFVVAWCVGFSAVIAPDMQPIAILLVALYGIAVAANRYGAVFALIATIGVMGVTAVNTGPVGTTHWLGWVMGTIVADILLPGAIWSFARFRYRSLSRIRELDREHRRALESARRDERLRLSHELHDIVSHTVNVMTLQAAGARAIMGQDPARVAPTLEVIEHAGVQAMNELQRLLGVLRADGGEPEQGSQPLLADLPGLLETARSSGQKVEFVINGPPGELDPSVELACYRVVQEALTNARKYAGPTADVAIGMEWVPPQLVITVRNEPGSPVVDQAALSTGNGLAGLTERVHLVGGRLETEAPPEGGFLVRATLPVASMRTDAATRPVRN, from the coding sequence GTGGCCGGCGATCGCGAGCGCCGGATCCCGATCATCGGCGCACAACCGGTTCTGCTGACGCTGCTGGACTGTGTGATCGCACTGGCCGCGGGGGCGTTCGATCTGACGACCTACGTGAACGCCGACACCAGCGGATTCCGGCACGGTGGCGGGTTCCCGGTCCCGGTCGGCATCGTCCTGATCGTGATCGGCGCCGGTGCCCTGGTGTTTCGTCGGCGCTGGCCGACCGCCGTGTTCGTCGTGGCGTGGTGTGTCGGCTTCAGTGCGGTGATCGCACCGGACATGCAACCCATCGCAATTCTGCTGGTCGCCTTGTACGGCATAGCTGTCGCCGCGAACCGGTACGGCGCCGTCTTCGCGCTGATCGCGACGATCGGGGTGATGGGCGTGACCGCGGTCAACACCGGCCCGGTCGGCACGACCCATTGGTTGGGCTGGGTCATGGGGACGATCGTCGCCGACATCCTGTTGCCCGGTGCGATCTGGTCCTTCGCGCGCTTCCGGTATCGCTCGCTGAGCCGGATCCGCGAACTGGATCGCGAGCACCGTCGGGCGCTGGAGTCTGCGCGACGGGACGAGCGGCTGCGGCTCAGTCACGAGTTGCACGACATCGTCTCGCACACCGTCAACGTGATGACCCTGCAGGCCGCCGGTGCCCGGGCCATCATGGGCCAGGATCCTGCCCGGGTTGCACCGACCCTGGAAGTGATCGAACACGCCGGCGTTCAGGCGATGAACGAGCTGCAACGCCTGCTCGGCGTGTTGCGCGCCGATGGGGGCGAGCCGGAACAGGGATCGCAGCCGCTGCTGGCGGACCTTCCCGGACTGTTGGAGACCGCACGTTCGTCCGGCCAGAAGGTGGAGTTTGTGATCAACGGGCCGCCGGGGGAGCTGGACCCCAGCGTCGAGCTCGCCTGCTATCGCGTGGTCCAGGAGGCGCTGACCAACGCCCGCAAGTACGCCGGCCCGACAGCCGATGTCGCCATCGGGATGGAGTGGGTGCCGCCGCAGCTGGTGATCACCGTGCGCAACGAGCCCGGCTCCCCCGTCGTTGACCAGGCTGCACTGTCCACCGGGAACGGGTTGGCCGGGCTGACCGAGCGGGTGCACCTGGTCGGCGGACGACTGGAGACCGAGGCGCCGCCGGAGGGCGGATTCCTGGTGCGGGCGACCCTCCCGGTCGCCTCGATGCGGACCGACGCCGCAACCCGCCCGGTGAGGAACTGA
- a CDS encoding GNAT family N-acetyltransferase produces the protein MVMITTRAEQPEFGSGIWEMPDSWPEFMDHDPVGWSLYSVATAAYPDLTVVATDDEGSVIGHGQATAFRLDLDGRRELPDTGWDQVLMWVGSDLRKGVEPDVASALEVSVHHDWQGRGLSTLILTAMRDAARARGFDTLLAPVRPSHKHLEPATPMSEYAYRTRADGLPEDPWLRIHVRAGGVIEKIAPASMVVGSSLVNWREWTGLPFDVDGAVEVPYALTPVHCAPAHDHAVYVEPNVWVRHRL, from the coding sequence ATGGTCATGATCACCACCCGTGCGGAGCAGCCCGAGTTCGGCTCCGGCATCTGGGAGATGCCCGACTCCTGGCCCGAGTTCATGGACCACGATCCGGTCGGCTGGTCGCTGTACAGCGTCGCCACAGCGGCCTACCCAGACTTGACGGTTGTCGCCACCGACGACGAAGGGTCGGTGATCGGCCACGGCCAGGCGACCGCATTCCGCTTGGATCTGGACGGCCGCCGCGAACTCCCCGACACCGGCTGGGACCAGGTGTTGATGTGGGTCGGTTCCGATCTTCGCAAGGGCGTCGAGCCGGACGTCGCCAGCGCCCTGGAGGTTTCGGTGCACCACGACTGGCAGGGCCGGGGCCTGTCGACGCTGATCCTCACGGCGATGCGTGACGCCGCGCGAGCCCGCGGATTCGACACCCTGCTGGCGCCGGTACGGCCCAGCCACAAACACCTCGAACCGGCCACGCCGATGAGCGAGTACGCCTACCGCACCCGTGCGGACGGGCTGCCGGAAGACCCCTGGCTGCGAATCCACGTCCGCGCGGGCGGCGTGATCGAGAAGATCGCACCGGCCTCCATGGTGGTCGGCTCCTCGCTGGTGAACTGGCGGGAGTGGACTGGACTCCCCTTCGATGTGGACGGCGCCGTCGAAGTTCCGTACGCACTCACGCCGGTTCACTGTGCGCCCGCTCATGATCATGCCGTGTACGTGGAGCCGAATGTGTGGGTACGGCATCGGCTCTGA
- a CDS encoding bifunctional 2-polyprenyl-6-hydroxyphenol methylase/3-demethylubiquinol 3-O-methyltransferase UbiG, translating into MSGRYYEAEHFEAYARLRREGLNQWSDLHPCDRTGGYDDIQSRPFLDRVLPTGGEVQGRRVLEYGCGTGGAACYLAQRGFRVDAVDLVPDAIELARRRAAERGLEILFAVQDVCHWTDVGDRFDYVIDIFCLQSIVTDDDRARLLSAVRTRLKPDGRYLISTAMFEPERVYDDNDHYDQSTGIVWTRVPKEVADAVRLGDSWFVPNRRHLAAAALRRELERHQFTVLEQSGRFGGELVCTPN; encoded by the coding sequence GTGTCTGGTCGCTATTACGAAGCTGAGCATTTCGAGGCGTACGCACGCCTGCGCCGCGAAGGCCTCAACCAGTGGAGTGATCTGCACCCCTGTGATCGAACGGGCGGATATGACGACATCCAGTCCCGTCCCTTCCTTGATCGCGTGTTGCCGACCGGCGGCGAGGTCCAAGGCCGCCGGGTTCTCGAGTACGGCTGCGGTACCGGTGGCGCGGCCTGTTATCTGGCGCAGCGGGGCTTTCGGGTCGATGCCGTCGATCTCGTGCCGGATGCGATCGAGTTGGCCCGGCGCCGAGCGGCCGAACGTGGGTTGGAGATCCTGTTCGCCGTGCAGGATGTGTGTCATTGGACCGACGTCGGTGATCGGTTCGACTACGTGATCGACATCTTTTGCCTGCAATCGATCGTCACCGACGACGACCGTGCCAGGCTTCTGAGCGCTGTGCGTACCCGGCTCAAGCCAGATGGGCGCTACCTGATCAGTACGGCGATGTTCGAGCCGGAGCGGGTCTACGACGACAATGATCATTACGACCAGAGCACCGGAATCGTGTGGACGCGAGTGCCGAAAGAGGTCGCCGATGCAGTGCGGCTGGGTGACTCCTGGTTCGTCCCGAATCGGCGGCACCTGGCGGCAGCGGCACTGCGCCGGGAACTGGAACGCCATCAGTTCACAGTCCTCGAGCAGTCCGGTCGGTTCGGCGGTGAACTGGTCTGTACGCCTAATTGA
- a CDS encoding FAD-dependent oxidoreductase, which translates to MTTSQSQTAPQPARQTSQPTSARTSPRPAIVMVSADHHARLREEFGRYERDYELRTARSCGEAIAAVERLRAEGSNIALFASDSRLPDADILVAFSAWRSAVPTARRAIVTPYDRFITDAPPLRLAMAKGKYDAYLLMPRGPRDEEFHNAITDLLSDWGSTVPDPEAITAKIIAPSQTALTLQIRDFFDRMGMPTRFYSPDSDVGRRVLSSVGPDVEFPLVWSMVREPIVARSVSDVARSIYGAPDEVSVAGVADVAVIGAGPAGLAAAVYAASEGLSTVVLEAGAIGGQAGTSSMIRNYLGFPRGISGMRLAQRARNQALRFGAQFFTGWAAESVEPGEPHVVATEGGRIRARSVVIASGVDYRKLGVESIEALVGNGVNYGAALTAAREMEGRDVVVVGGGNSAGQAAVHLARFARSVRLIVRRPGLEETMSSYLIGEIAYTPRITVQTCTRVVDGKGDPNLEQLTLEDIRTGERSTVPAAGLFLLLGADPKCSFLPKAIGTDDHGFILTGRDVPRDAWLDDRPPADLATTVPGVFAVGDIRSGSMKRVAAASGEGASVVPLVHRWLADSSAVATP; encoded by the coding sequence GTGACAACATCCCAGTCTCAGACCGCTCCTCAGCCCGCTCGGCAGACCTCACAGCCGACCTCGGCGCGGACCTCGCCGCGTCCGGCGATCGTCATGGTCTCCGCCGACCACCATGCCCGGTTGCGCGAGGAGTTCGGCCGGTACGAGCGAGACTACGAACTCCGGACCGCTCGCTCCTGTGGTGAGGCGATCGCTGCCGTTGAGCGGTTACGCGCGGAGGGCTCAAACATCGCTTTGTTCGCCAGCGATTCCCGGCTGCCCGATGCCGACATCCTGGTGGCGTTCTCCGCTTGGCGCTCCGCCGTGCCGACCGCGCGTCGGGCGATCGTCACGCCGTACGACCGGTTCATCACCGACGCGCCGCCGCTGCGACTGGCGATGGCGAAGGGCAAGTACGACGCGTACCTGCTGATGCCTCGCGGGCCACGGGACGAGGAGTTCCACAACGCCATCACCGATCTGCTGTCGGACTGGGGATCGACCGTGCCCGATCCCGAGGCGATCACCGCCAAGATCATCGCGCCGTCGCAGACCGCACTCACCCTGCAGATCCGCGACTTCTTCGATCGGATGGGTATGCCGACCCGCTTCTACAGCCCGGACAGCGACGTCGGCCGGCGTGTCCTTTCAAGCGTCGGGCCCGACGTGGAGTTTCCGCTTGTCTGGTCGATGGTGCGCGAGCCGATCGTCGCCCGCTCGGTCAGTGATGTGGCGCGGTCGATCTACGGTGCTCCCGACGAGGTCTCGGTCGCCGGTGTCGCTGATGTCGCGGTGATCGGCGCCGGCCCGGCCGGTTTGGCTGCCGCGGTGTACGCAGCATCGGAAGGACTGTCCACGGTTGTCCTCGAGGCCGGCGCGATCGGTGGACAGGCGGGGACCAGCTCGATGATCCGCAACTATCTCGGCTTTCCGCGGGGCATCTCGGGAATGCGCCTGGCCCAGCGAGCGCGCAACCAGGCGTTGCGCTTCGGTGCACAGTTCTTCACCGGTTGGGCAGCGGAGTCGGTCGAACCCGGTGAACCCCATGTGGTGGCGACCGAGGGTGGTCGGATCCGGGCTCGGTCGGTCGTCATCGCCAGCGGTGTCGACTATCGCAAGCTAGGCGTCGAATCGATCGAGGCCCTGGTCGGGAACGGGGTCAACTACGGCGCCGCGCTGACGGCTGCCCGCGAGATGGAAGGCCGTGACGTCGTCGTTGTCGGCGGGGGAAACTCCGCCGGTCAGGCAGCGGTACATCTGGCCCGCTTCGCCCGATCGGTACGGCTGATCGTCCGTCGGCCGGGGCTGGAGGAGACGATGTCGTCCTACCTGATCGGCGAGATCGCCTACACGCCGCGGATCACGGTGCAGACCTGTACCCGAGTCGTCGACGGCAAGGGCGACCCCAACCTGGAACAGTTGACGTTGGAGGACATCCGGACGGGCGAACGGAGCACGGTGCCGGCGGCCGGATTGTTCCTGCTGCTGGGTGCGGACCCGAAATGCTCATTCCTGCCGAAGGCAATCGGCACCGACGATCACGGCTTCATCCTGACCGGCCGCGACGTCCCCCGGGACGCCTGGCTGGATGATCGCCCGCCGGCGGATCTGGCGACGACTGTGCCGGGTGTGTTCGCTGTGGGTGACATCCGCTCGGGTTCGATGAAGCGTGTCGCGGCGGCCAGCGGTGAGGGCGCCTCGGTGGTACCTCTGGTGCATCGCTGGTTGGCCGACAGCTCCGCGGTCGCGACGCCCTGA